One Brassica napus cultivar Da-Ae chromosome C2, Da-Ae, whole genome shotgun sequence DNA window includes the following coding sequences:
- the LOC106398490 gene encoding uncharacterized protein LOC106398490: MNTVIMSNLTKLEINALDITGNNYMTWAVGAKMHLRGNGLLETIDSSKTVSDEKKAKAMIFLRHHIHDGLKDEYITKEDPCDLWKSLKERFDHHKYVILPKAKHEWIHLRFQDYKSVSEFNSAMFGITSRMMLCGEKISDYDMIEKTLSTFHPENVILQQQYRVNGYTRYSELMQVLLVAEQNNQLVTLNHQARPTGSAPFPEANVASSSYDNRRGRGRGRGGNRYHGRGRGRGRRFHPYDERNNKDFHENERNEKGQDDKRQTRKVCYRCGMKGHWVRNCRTPKHLADLYRESQKGKEKGRGETNFISDEPEPSFYGLNDDTHLDVSDFLVEPESIDE; the protein is encoded by the coding sequence atGAATACAGTTATCATGTCGAATTTGACAAAGCTCGAAATTAATGCCCTGGATATTACGGGAAATAATTATATGACCTGGGCAGTGGGTGCAAAGATGCACCTGAGAGGAAACGGGCTTTTGGAAACCATTGATAGTTCGAAAACGGTGTCGGATGAGAAAAAGGCTAAAGCCATGATATTTTTACGACACCACATCCATGATGGTTTAAAGGATGAATATATTACGAAagaggatccttgtgacctcTGGAAATCTTTAAAAGAGAGGTTCGATCACCATAAATATGTGATCTTACCGAAAGCTAAACACGAGTGGATCCATCTCCGTTTCCAGGATTACAAAAGTGTTAGTGAGTTTAATTCCGCGATGTTCGGAATTACTTCGAGGATGATGTTATGCGGAGAGAAAATAAGTGATTATGATATGATCGAGAAAACTCTCTCCACGTTCCATCCTGAAAATGTAATCCTGCAGCAGCAGTACCGGGTGAATGGATATACCCGTTACTCGGAGTTGATGCAAGTCCTCCTTGTAGCGGAGCAGAATAATCAACTCGTGACTTTAAACCATCAAGCTCGTCCCACTGGATCTGCTCCATTCCCTGAAGCGAATGTTGCATCATCCAGTTATGATAATAGAAGAGGACGAGGTCGTGGACGTGGTGGAAACCGTTATcatggtcgtggaagaggacgaggaagaagatttcATCCCTATgatgaaagaaataataaagactTCCACGAAAATGAAAGGAATGAAAAGGGCCAGGATGATAAAAGGCAAACAAGAAAGGTTTGCTACAGATGCGGCATGAAAGGTCATTGGGTACGAAACTGTCGTACGCCAAAACATTTAGCCGATCTGTATAGAGAATCCCAAAAGggaaaagagaaaggaagaggTGAAACAAACTTCATCTCTGATGAACCTGAGCCATCCTTTTATGGTTTGAACGATGATACTCATCTCGACGTATCAGACTTTCTGGTTGAGCCAGAGAGTATCGATGAGTAA